CGCCGGCGAGTTTGGCCGCGGCCTCGTCGGATTCGACACCGCGGTAGCTGCGCGGGTCGCGCGCGAGGATTTCGACCGCGGTGCGGCCCAGCCCGGGGGCGATCTCCAGGACGTCGGCGTCGGCGAGGTCGGCGTCGGCGAGTAGCTGTTCGGTCAGTTCCCGGCCGCCGGGGCGCAGGACGCGCTTGCCGAGCTTGGCGAGCAGCCAATGCCCGGGCATGTCCTCCTCGGGACGGTTCGCATACGGCAGCTCACTGGTGGCCATGGGGACTCACGCTCCTTATTAAGAGAATGAGTCTACGGTAAATTAAGCAACCCTAATTTGGCTAGCCTTAATTAACCTTGGTCCTTCGTGGCGAGGACGAACTGCCCTTGATCGACGACGGTCTGCTCGATCTGGGCCACACCGTTGCGGCGCAGCCGGTCGGGGATCTCGTGGCGACCGAAGAAGTGGTATCCACCCAGGTTGCCGATGGTTTCGACCCCGGGGAGCGACGAGACGGCGGTCCGCACCGAGGTGAAGATCGCGATCTCGCCACCCGGCTTCGTGACGCGCACCAACTCGTCGACCACCGGCAGCGGATCCGGGATCAGATACAGCGCGGCGAAGCAGGCGACGGTGTCGAAGGAGCCGTCGGGGAACGGCAGGTGGTGTGCGTCGCCGCGGACGAAGGTGGTCTTCGCGTGGGGGGATCTCGCCGCCCGCGCCAACATCGCCGCGGAGAAGTCGACGCCGACGCAGCGCCCGTCGCCGGTCAGGTTGGCCGCGAGGCGACGGGTGTAGAGGCCGGGACCGCAGGCGACGTCGAGGATCTGGCGTTCACCGGCGCGGGCGAGGTAGGCGGTGAACGCCTTGTCGTATTCGGCGGTCGCCGTACCGCCGAGGCTGAACAAGCGGGTGAACGTCGGCCGCCACGCGGCCTCGTAGACGGCGGAGAAGACCGGGTTGGCCATGAGCCGCTGCGCGATGGTGGGCATGGTTCGCCTGCCGGGTCGCGTCAGCCGTCGCGCTGTACGCGCAGCACGCCCAGAGTCGTCGCGAGCGAGTCGTACTGCGAGATGAGCAGGACGAAGGAGATCAACTGGGCCTCGTCGAGGTGCCGGGCGACCGAGGCCCAGGTGGTGTCGGAGATGTCGCGGGACTGGACCATCTCGTCGACGGCCAGCAGCATGGACCGTTCGCGGTCGCCCCACCCGGCGTCGGGTCCCTCGATGATGCGGCTGAAGGTCGCTTCGTCGATGCCGGCGCGTTTTCCGAGTTTGCGGTGGTGATCCATCTCGTAGTCGCAGGATCGCAGGTGGGCGACGCGGATGATGATCATCTCGGTGTCTTTGCGCGAGAGTTTGCCGAACGGCATCATCCGTGCCGAGTAGTACAGCCAGCCGCGGAACAGGCCCTTGCTGCGGCCGAGGGTCGAAAAGATGTGTGCGTCGTCGACGCCCTGCACTTTCGACGCGCCGCGGGAGAAGACCCAGTTGAACAGGCCCAGCTCACGCAGGCCGCCGGGTTCGATGCGAGGTGTGGTCATGGGG
This genomic interval from Gordonia sp. X0973 contains the following:
- a CDS encoding class I SAM-dependent methyltransferase gives rise to the protein MPTIAQRLMANPVFSAVYEAAWRPTFTRLFSLGGTATAEYDKAFTAYLARAGERQILDVACGPGLYTRRLAANLTGDGRCVGVDFSAAMLARAARSPHAKTTFVRGDAHHLPFPDGSFDTVACFAALYLIPDPLPVVDELVRVTKPGGEIAIFTSVRTAVSSLPGVETIGNLGGYHFFGRHEIPDRLRRNGVAQIEQTVVDQGQFVLATKDQG
- a CDS encoding carboxymuconolactone decarboxylase family protein — protein: MTTPRIEPGGLRELGLFNWVFSRGASKVQGVDDAHIFSTLGRSKGLFRGWLYYSARMMPFGKLSRKDTEMIIIRVAHLRSCDYEMDHHRKLGKRAGIDEATFSRIIEGPDAGWGDRERSMLLAVDEMVQSRDISDTTWASVARHLDEAQLISFVLLISQYDSLATTLGVLRVQRDG